From Clarias gariepinus isolate MV-2021 ecotype Netherlands chromosome 2, CGAR_prim_01v2, whole genome shotgun sequence, one genomic window encodes:
- the parvb gene encoding beta-parvin isoform X1 has product MSATSGRSAPHSGKMKKDESFLGKLGGSLARKKKAKEVSDLQEEGKYAINAPLLPASSDLLPEDMLLEENAERIMLDPTSRENPKFKELQKALIDWINNELEEERIIVKDLEEDLYDGQVLQKLFEKLSGRKLNVAEVTQSEIGQKQKLQTVLEAVNELLRPQGWTIDWGVDSIHSKNLVAIVYLLVTLAMHFQAPIRLPEHVSVKVVVVKKKEGILHTSRITKELTSTTEMMMGRFERDAFDTLLDHAPDKLNVVKTSLITFVNKHLNKLNLEVTELESQFADGVYLVLLMGLLEGYFVPLYNFYLTPESFEQKVHNVAFAFELMQDGGLKKPKARPEDVVNLNLKATLRVLYNLFTNYKAAE; this is encoded by the exons ATGTCCGCTACTTCAGGCAGATCCGCGCCGCACTCGGGGAAGATGAAGAAGGACGAGTCTTTTCTGGGGAAGCTGGGAGGCTCACTGGCGCGCAAGAAGAAGGCGAAAGAAg TGAGTGACCTTCAGGAAGAGGGGAAGTATGCCATTAACGCTCCACTCCTCCCTGCCAGTTCTGACCTGCTCCCAGAGGACATGCTGCTAG AGGAGAATGCTGAGAGGATTATGTTAGATCCCACCTCTAGAGAGAATCCCAAATTTAAAGAGCTACAGAAG GCTCTGATCGATTGGATCAATAATGAACTAGAGGAAGAGAGAATCATTGTTAAAGACCTAGAAGAGGATCTTTATGATGGACAGGTGCTGCAGAAGCTATTTG aGAAGCTGTCAGGACGTAAGCTGAACGTAGCAGAAGTGACCCAATCAGAGATCGGTCAGAAACAGAAGCTACAGACTGTACTGGAAGCAGTGAATGAGCTGCTCCGCCCTCAAGGCTGGACGATAGATTGGGGAGTTGATT CGATCCACTCAAAGAACCTGGTGGCCATCGTGTACCTGCTGGTGACCCTGGCTATGCACTTTCAGGCCCCAATCAGACTCCCTGAGCATGTCTCTGTAAAGGTGGTGGTAGTTAAG aaAAAGGAAGGCATCTTACACACATCACGTATAACCAAAGAACTCACAAGTACTACAGA GATGATGATGGGAAGATTTG AGAGGGATGCCTTTGACACCTTATTGGACCATGCACCTGACAAGCTCAATGTGGTCAAGACG TCTCTGATTACCTTcgtaaataaacacttgaataAGCTGAATCTGGAAGTTACTGAGCTGGAGTCACAG TTTGCAGATGGTGTGTATCTGGTGCTGCTGATGGGTCTATTGGAAGGTTATTTTGTCCCGCTGTATAACTTTTACCTCACACCAGAGAGCTTTGAACAGAAA GTCCATAATGTAGCATTTGCCTTTGAATTGATGCAGGATGGAGGACTGAAAAAACCCAAAGCTCGACCGGAGg ATGTTGTGAATTTGAACCTGAAGGCTACTTTGAGAGTGCTGTATAACCTCTTCACCAACTACAAAGCTGCCGAGTGA
- the parvb gene encoding beta-parvin isoform X3: MSDLQEEGKYAINAPLLPASSDLLPEDMLLEENAERIMLDPTSRENPKFKELQKALIDWINNELEEERIIVKDLEEDLYDGQVLQKLFEKLSGRKLNVAEVTQSEIGQKQKLQTVLEAVNELLRPQGWTIDWGVDSIHSKNLVAIVYLLVTLAMHFQAPIRLPEHVSVKVVVVKKKEGILHTSRITKELTSTTEMMMGRFERDAFDTLLDHAPDKLNVVKTSLITFVNKHLNKLNLEVTELESQFADGVYLVLLMGLLEGYFVPLYNFYLTPESFEQKVHNVAFAFELMQDGGLKKPKARPEDVVNLNLKATLRVLYNLFTNYKAAE; the protein is encoded by the exons A TGAGTGACCTTCAGGAAGAGGGGAAGTATGCCATTAACGCTCCACTCCTCCCTGCCAGTTCTGACCTGCTCCCAGAGGACATGCTGCTAG AGGAGAATGCTGAGAGGATTATGTTAGATCCCACCTCTAGAGAGAATCCCAAATTTAAAGAGCTACAGAAG GCTCTGATCGATTGGATCAATAATGAACTAGAGGAAGAGAGAATCATTGTTAAAGACCTAGAAGAGGATCTTTATGATGGACAGGTGCTGCAGAAGCTATTTG aGAAGCTGTCAGGACGTAAGCTGAACGTAGCAGAAGTGACCCAATCAGAGATCGGTCAGAAACAGAAGCTACAGACTGTACTGGAAGCAGTGAATGAGCTGCTCCGCCCTCAAGGCTGGACGATAGATTGGGGAGTTGATT CGATCCACTCAAAGAACCTGGTGGCCATCGTGTACCTGCTGGTGACCCTGGCTATGCACTTTCAGGCCCCAATCAGACTCCCTGAGCATGTCTCTGTAAAGGTGGTGGTAGTTAAG aaAAAGGAAGGCATCTTACACACATCACGTATAACCAAAGAACTCACAAGTACTACAGA GATGATGATGGGAAGATTTG AGAGGGATGCCTTTGACACCTTATTGGACCATGCACCTGACAAGCTCAATGTGGTCAAGACG TCTCTGATTACCTTcgtaaataaacacttgaataAGCTGAATCTGGAAGTTACTGAGCTGGAGTCACAG TTTGCAGATGGTGTGTATCTGGTGCTGCTGATGGGTCTATTGGAAGGTTATTTTGTCCCGCTGTATAACTTTTACCTCACACCAGAGAGCTTTGAACAGAAA GTCCATAATGTAGCATTTGCCTTTGAATTGATGCAGGATGGAGGACTGAAAAAACCCAAAGCTCGACCGGAGg ATGTTGTGAATTTGAACCTGAAGGCTACTTTGAGAGTGCTGTATAACCTCTTCACCAACTACAAAGCTGCCGAGTGA
- the parvb gene encoding beta-parvin isoform X2, translated as MAGLLCGTKKKKQVSDLQEEGKYAINAPLLPASSDLLPEDMLLEENAERIMLDPTSRENPKFKELQKALIDWINNELEEERIIVKDLEEDLYDGQVLQKLFEKLSGRKLNVAEVTQSEIGQKQKLQTVLEAVNELLRPQGWTIDWGVDSIHSKNLVAIVYLLVTLAMHFQAPIRLPEHVSVKVVVVKKKEGILHTSRITKELTSTTEMMMGRFERDAFDTLLDHAPDKLNVVKTSLITFVNKHLNKLNLEVTELESQFADGVYLVLLMGLLEGYFVPLYNFYLTPESFEQKVHNVAFAFELMQDGGLKKPKARPEDVVNLNLKATLRVLYNLFTNYKAAE; from the exons ATGGCTGGGCTACTGTGTGggactaagaaaaaaaagcaag TGAGTGACCTTCAGGAAGAGGGGAAGTATGCCATTAACGCTCCACTCCTCCCTGCCAGTTCTGACCTGCTCCCAGAGGACATGCTGCTAG AGGAGAATGCTGAGAGGATTATGTTAGATCCCACCTCTAGAGAGAATCCCAAATTTAAAGAGCTACAGAAG GCTCTGATCGATTGGATCAATAATGAACTAGAGGAAGAGAGAATCATTGTTAAAGACCTAGAAGAGGATCTTTATGATGGACAGGTGCTGCAGAAGCTATTTG aGAAGCTGTCAGGACGTAAGCTGAACGTAGCAGAAGTGACCCAATCAGAGATCGGTCAGAAACAGAAGCTACAGACTGTACTGGAAGCAGTGAATGAGCTGCTCCGCCCTCAAGGCTGGACGATAGATTGGGGAGTTGATT CGATCCACTCAAAGAACCTGGTGGCCATCGTGTACCTGCTGGTGACCCTGGCTATGCACTTTCAGGCCCCAATCAGACTCCCTGAGCATGTCTCTGTAAAGGTGGTGGTAGTTAAG aaAAAGGAAGGCATCTTACACACATCACGTATAACCAAAGAACTCACAAGTACTACAGA GATGATGATGGGAAGATTTG AGAGGGATGCCTTTGACACCTTATTGGACCATGCACCTGACAAGCTCAATGTGGTCAAGACG TCTCTGATTACCTTcgtaaataaacacttgaataAGCTGAATCTGGAAGTTACTGAGCTGGAGTCACAG TTTGCAGATGGTGTGTATCTGGTGCTGCTGATGGGTCTATTGGAAGGTTATTTTGTCCCGCTGTATAACTTTTACCTCACACCAGAGAGCTTTGAACAGAAA GTCCATAATGTAGCATTTGCCTTTGAATTGATGCAGGATGGAGGACTGAAAAAACCCAAAGCTCGACCGGAGg ATGTTGTGAATTTGAACCTGAAGGCTACTTTGAGAGTGCTGTATAACCTCTTCACCAACTACAAAGCTGCCGAGTGA